The proteins below are encoded in one region of Mycobacterium pseudokansasii:
- a CDS encoding GAF and ANTAR domain-containing protein: protein MYTVLSEVDELQRRGETDFESALRDINAITVASVPGAQYLGVTVVDTSGTIQTLAATHRYPAVLDDVQRDVRQGPCLSAAWEQHTIRVDDLTTDGRWPRYRTAALERTPVRSIMSFRLFGNDKALAALNFYAESIQAFDDESVELGLVFAAHTTVVWNLIRRQQQFRSALANRDLIGQAKGILMERFDINAVAAFELLRRLSQESNTKIVEIAEKLIELKHR, encoded by the coding sequence ATGTACACGGTGCTCAGCGAGGTCGACGAGTTGCAACGCCGGGGCGAAACGGATTTCGAATCGGCGCTGCGCGACATCAACGCGATCACGGTGGCTTCGGTCCCCGGCGCTCAGTACCTCGGCGTTACCGTCGTCGACACCTCCGGGACCATCCAGACGTTGGCCGCCACGCACCGCTACCCGGCCGTGCTCGACGACGTCCAGCGCGATGTCCGCCAGGGCCCGTGTCTGTCGGCGGCCTGGGAGCAGCACACCATCCGCGTCGACGACCTGACGACCGATGGGCGCTGGCCGCGCTATCGCACCGCGGCGCTGGAGCGCACCCCGGTGCGCTCGATCATGTCGTTCCGGCTCTTCGGCAACGACAAGGCACTGGCCGCCCTGAACTTCTACGCGGAGTCCATCCAGGCCTTCGACGACGAATCCGTCGAGCTGGGACTGGTCTTTGCCGCACACACCACCGTGGTCTGGAACCTGATCCGCCGCCAACAGCAATTCCGCAGCGCGTTGGCCAACCGCGACCTGATCGGCCAGGCCAAGGGCATCCTCATGGAACGGTTCGACATCAACGCAGTCGCCGCCTTCGAATTGCTGCGCCGGCTGTCCCAGGAGTCCAACACCAAAATCGTCGAGATCGCCGAAAAGCTGATCGAGCTCAAGCACCGCTAG
- a CDS encoding tRNA (cytidine(34)-2'-O)-methyltransferase encodes MFKLMFVSPRIAPNTGNAIRTAAATGCELHLVEPLGFDLSEPKLRRAGLDYHDLASVTVHASLTAAWDAVLPARVFAFTAQATTPFSDVRYCAGDVLMFGPEPTGLDAATLADGHVSEQVRIPMLAGRRSLNLSNAAAVAVYEAWRQHDYSGAI; translated from the coding sequence GTGTTCAAGCTGATGTTTGTTTCCCCACGTATTGCGCCCAATACCGGAAACGCCATCCGCACCGCTGCCGCCACCGGGTGCGAACTGCATCTGGTGGAACCGCTGGGGTTCGACCTGTCCGAGCCCAAGCTGCGGCGGGCCGGCCTGGACTACCACGACCTGGCGTCGGTCACCGTCCATGCCTCGCTGACAGCAGCGTGGGACGCGGTGTTGCCGGCGCGAGTGTTCGCGTTCACCGCCCAGGCCACGACACCGTTTTCCGACGTCCGTTATTGCGCGGGGGACGTGCTGATGTTCGGACCGGAACCCACCGGGCTGGACGCGGCGACCCTGGCCGACGGGCACGTCAGCGAGCAGGTGCGCATTCCCATGCTGGCGGGCCGGCGTTCGCTGAACCTGTCCAACGCAGCCGCGGTGGCCGTGTATGAGGCCTGGCGGCAGCACGACTATTCCGGAGCAATCTAG
- a CDS encoding helix-turn-helix transcriptional regulator: MRCEISISTGPAARSRPPAREPASEPALCDVDFDSSDLAETEDFLVRTYTKMRISGEGRRCRARIQRRCLGSLSVDELSFSYDMGYDANPLGKILLCRVRSGRIEENFIGEPQHMLAPGELAVIGPPELPHSGRVRHAGYQLTGFDPMLLDRVAASGPDRAHEPVRLTGHRPVSVAAGNRLSAMIDYLRDHILADPSAASAPLVIDTAAAHLAVATLNAFPHSALLDPTPTDRRDSARPVLLRRAMAFIEENAHHDVALADIAAHVYVTPRALQYMFRQRLDCTPMQYLRRVRLDRAHRELLNSSRGSATVKQIANRWGFAHIGRFAIYYRENYGRSPHATLRG; this comes from the coding sequence GTGCGGTGCGAGATCTCGATTTCGACGGGGCCGGCGGCCCGGTCCAGGCCACCGGCCCGCGAACCGGCCAGCGAACCGGCGCTGTGCGATGTCGATTTCGACAGCAGCGATCTCGCTGAGACCGAAGATTTCCTCGTCCGCACCTACACCAAGATGCGTATCAGCGGCGAGGGTCGCCGGTGCCGAGCCCGTATCCAACGTCGTTGCCTGGGCTCGCTCAGCGTCGATGAACTGTCGTTCAGTTACGACATGGGCTACGACGCAAACCCGCTGGGGAAGATCCTGCTCTGCCGGGTCCGCAGTGGCCGGATCGAGGAGAACTTCATCGGCGAACCGCAGCACATGTTGGCCCCCGGTGAGCTCGCCGTGATCGGCCCGCCGGAGCTGCCCCATTCCGGGCGGGTCCGCCACGCCGGCTACCAGCTGACCGGGTTTGACCCCATGTTGCTGGATCGCGTGGCAGCCAGCGGCCCGGACCGGGCCCACGAGCCGGTTCGCTTGACCGGCCATCGACCGGTGTCGGTCGCGGCCGGCAACAGGCTCAGCGCCATGATCGACTATCTGCGGGACCACATTCTCGCTGATCCGAGCGCCGCGTCGGCGCCGCTGGTGATCGACACCGCCGCGGCGCACCTGGCCGTCGCCACCCTCAACGCTTTCCCCCACAGCGCGTTGCTCGATCCCACCCCGACCGACCGGCGCGATTCGGCCCGGCCGGTGCTGCTGCGCCGGGCCATGGCCTTCATCGAGGAAAACGCTCACCACGACGTCGCGTTGGCGGACATCGCTGCCCACGTCTACGTGACCCCGCGCGCCCTGCAGTACATGTTCCGCCAGCGCCTGGACTGCACGCCGATGCAGTATCTTCGCCGAGTCCGGCTGGACCGGGCTCACCGCGAGCTGTTGAATTCGTCCCGGGGGAGCGCCACGGTCAAGCAGATCGCCAATCGATGGGGCTTTGCCCACATCGGCAGGTTCGCCATTTACTACCGAGAGAACTACGGCCGCTCGCCCCATGCGACCTTGCGGGGTTGA